One Ranitomeya imitator isolate aRanImi1 chromosome 1, aRanImi1.pri, whole genome shotgun sequence DNA window includes the following coding sequences:
- the ZCCHC9 gene encoding zinc finger CCHC domain-containing protein 9 — protein MTRWARPGQSNNTAARNRKVCAATPWEELGKPPGAGPAKRKKKKAAYVDEDVNGFRAAQEEQLRKVQRSEGRRQRRQQSKKDKMVCFHCRKAGHGMADCSEALRCQDTGTGICFRCGSTEHEVNKCRAKVDPALGEFPFAKCFICGEMGHLARSCPDNPKGLYAEGGGCRICGSVEHFQRDCPEHQTSAQMTVSRWSSGMSADHEDVPVQTKVKKASTKVPKIVTF, from the exons ATGACTCGCTGGGCTCGTCCGGGGCAGAGTAATAATACAGCGGCCCGGAACCGCAAAGTGTGTGCGGCCACTCCATGGGAAGAGCTCGGGAAGCCGCCGGGAGCCGGCCCCgccaagaggaagaagaagaaagcGGCCTACGTGGATGAAGATGTGAATGGCTTCAGGGCCGCGCAGGAGGAGCAGCTGAGGAAGGTGCAGCGCAGCGAGGGCCGGAGGCAGAGGAGGCAGCAGAGCAAAAAGGACAAGATG GTCTGCTTTCACTGTCGGAAGGCTGGGCACGGCATGGCTGATTGCTCAGAAGCCCTGAGATGCCAGGACACGGGCACCGGGATCTGTTTTCGCTGTGGATCCACAGAGCATGAAGTCAATAAATGCAGAGCCAAAGTGGATCCAGCACTTG GAGAATTTCCATTTGCTAAATGTTTCATATGTGGAGAGATGGGACACTTGGCGAGGTCGTGCCCAGACAATCCCAAAGGCCTCTATGCGGAAG GTGGAGGCTGTCGGATTTGTGGTTCTGTAGAGCATTTTCAAAGGGACTGTCCAGAGCATCAAACCTCAG cccaaATGACAGTCAGCAGGTGGTCGAGTGGTATGAGCGCAGATCATGAAGATGTTCCCGTACAGACAAAAGTGAAGAAAGCATCAACTAAAGTGCCCAAAATTGTCACTTTCTGA